GGTGGTGTCGAGCTGCAGGTCGGCCAGAATGCGCGCCACCTCAACACAGTGCGAGACGTACGGCTCGCCCGAATGCCGCACCTGACCAGCATGGGCCACGTCGGAGTAACGGTATGCGCGCACGAGCAGGTCGTGATCGAGCCGATCATACGCGCCATTGACGCCTGGCCCGAATCCCGGAATCATCTCGTGCAGCGCGATCGTCGTCACAACAGTCCAGCCTCCGCAAAGCTTACGTATCGACCCCGTCCCACAATGACATGGTCGTGCACCGGGATGTCCAGCAGTCGCCCGGCGGCGACCAACTGCTCCGTGACCGCGCGATCCTCCGCGCTGGGCGTCGGATCACCACTGGGATGGTTGTGCACGAGGATGACCGCCGCCGCCCGCTCGGCGATCGCCTCCCGGAACACCTCACGGGGGTGCACCAAGGAGGAATTGAGCAGCCCTCGTGTGACCATCACGTCCCGCTCCAACCGATGCTGCGCGTCAAGGATGGCCACGTGAAACTCCTCGACCGGCGCATCCTGCAATCGCGGCGCGTATACCGCCGCCACATCACGCGGTCCGCGCAGCGGTTGTCCTGCCTCCCGTGCCTCTCCTGCCATCCGGCGACCAAGTTCCAGCGCCGCCTGCACCGCCGCCGCTCGCGCCAGCCCAACACCTCGCGTTCGGGTCAAGGCGGCAAACGGAACAGCCGCCAGGCGACCGAGCGACCCACCGGACTGTGTGAACAGTTGCTGCGCGCATTGCAGCGCCGAGCCCCCCCGATGTCCCGAGCCGAGCAGCGTGGCCAGCAACTCGGTGGTACTCAGCGCCTGAGCGCCAAGGAGCCGCATACGCTCCCGCGGCCGCTCCGTCGACGGCAACTCCTTGATCTTAAGGCGAGGTTGGGTGGGCTGGCTAGTCGGTAGGGGCACGAGGTCTCCGAGCAAGGGAATGGCGATCACGAGCGTACACAGTACCGGTGGCCGCGTGTGATCCACGTACCACAAACTCCACCGTCGGCTCCTTTGAACGCCGAGGCGCGCCGTCACGTACCTTGCCGTATGCCTCCCAGTCAGCCACTCGAATTCACGATGTCTCAGTACACCGCCGACGGGCCGCACGGCCCCCCCAAACGGGCAACCTTCGACCCCACCAGCGAAGCCGAGTGGGAATCGCTGCGGAGGCTGGGACATCGCATGCTGGACGACCTGCTGGCAGCCCAGCGCGCGCTGCCGCAGCAACCGGTTTGGCAGGAGCTTCCGGACGTCGTGCGCGCCACCTTCGAGGAATCGGGGCCGCGCCACGGCGTCGGTCCCGAGGCCGCCTACGAGCGGGTGCGTCGCAGCGTGCTGCCCTACGGCCTTGGCAATTGGCACCCGCGCTTCTTCGGCTGGGTTCAAGGTAACGGTACGCCCCTGGCCATGCTGGC
This genomic stretch from Gemmatimonas sp. harbors:
- the radC gene encoding DNA repair protein RadC, with the translated sequence MPLPTSQPTQPRLKIKELPSTERPRERMRLLGAQALSTTELLATLLGSGHRGGSALQCAQQLFTQSGGSLGRLAAVPFAALTRTRGVGLARAAAVQAALELGRRMAGEAREAGQPLRGPRDVAAVYAPRLQDAPVEEFHVAILDAQHRLERDVMVTRGLLNSSLVHPREVFREAIAERAAAVILVHNHPSGDPTPSAEDRAVTEQLVAAGRLLDIPVHDHVIVGRGRYVSFAEAGLL